In Carya illinoinensis cultivar Pawnee chromosome 7, C.illinoinensisPawnee_v1, whole genome shotgun sequence, the following are encoded in one genomic region:
- the LOC122317531 gene encoding probable strigolactone esterase DAD2 produces the protein MYLMGNTLLEALNVRVEGSGQKFLVLAHGFGTDQSVWKGILPSFTPYYRVILYDLVCAGSVNPDYFDFRRYTTLDSYVDDLINILDALKVDRCAYVGHSFSAMIGILASIRRPELFTKLILIGASPRFLNDKDYHGGFERGEIEKVLYAMEANYNAWVQGFAPLAVGADVPDAVREFSRTLFNMRPDITLFVSRSIFNSDLRGVLGLVKVSCCIFQTTRDVSVPTSVATYLRDHLGGRNTVETLDTEGHLPHLSAPGLLATKLRRALSR, from the exons ATGTATCTCATGGGCAACACCTTGTTAGAAGCTCTCAACGTCCGTGTGGAAGGGTCCGGCCAGAAGTTCTTGGTCCTCGCCCATGGCTTCGGTACCGACCAGTCTGTCTGGAAAGGCATTCTCCCTTCCTTCACCCCTTACTACCGCGTCATTCTCTACGACCTCGTCTGTGCCGGCAGTGTCAATCCTGATTACTTCGATTTTCGCCGCTACACAACACTCGACTCCTACGTCGATGACTTAATCAACATCCTCGACGCTCTTAAAGTCGATCGGTGTGCCTACGTTGGCCACTCCTTCTCCGCCATGATTGGAATTTTGGCTTCCATTCGTCGCCCCGAACTCTTCACCAAGCTCATCCTTATCGGCGCTTCTCCTAG atttttgaaCGACAAAGATTACCACGGAGGATTCGAGCGAGGCGAAATCGAGAAAGTTTTGTACGCAATGGAGGCTAATTACAACGCATGGGTGCAAGGCTTCGCACCTTTGGCGGTAGGTGCTGATGTCCCTGACGCGGTTCGAGAATTCAGCCGGACTCTATTCAACATGAGGCCTGACATAACCTTATTCGTGTCGCGCTCCATATTCAACAGCGATCTGAGGGGTGTCTTGGGCTTAGTCAAGGTGTCTTGCTGCATTTTTCAGACCACAAGGGACGTATCGGTCCCGACCTCCGTGGCCACGTATCTGAGGGACCATTTGGGAGGACGCAACACGGTGGAGACGCTGGATACCGAGGGTCATTTGCCCCATTTGAGCGCTCCGGGGCTTCTGGCTACGAAACTCCGCCGAGCACTTTCGCGCTGA